The nucleotide window tCACAAAGTCATCGTCTCAGTACAACAGAATAAGTAATGAattacacaattacattttgaagaactttgtttttgtgttttaacaaGTTTtccatttaacaaaataaaccaaaattCTAAAATGATGAAAGTGttctgaaaaacatttaaatcagtgATTGAGCAAATAATCCAACATTAATAATCCATCGTTAATAATCCAACATTAACaatccattgttaataatcCATCGTTAATAATCCAACATTAACAATCCATCATTAATAATCCAACTTTAATAATCCATCGTTAACAATCCATCGTTAATAATCCATAATTAATAATCCAACATTAACAATACATCGTTAATaatccattgttaataatcCATCATTAATAATCCAACTTTAATAATCCAACATTAATaatccattgttaataatcCAACATTAACaatccattgttaataatcCAACATTAACaatccattgttaataatcCATCATTAATAATCCAACTTTAATAATCCATCATTAATAATCCATCATTAATAATCCAATTTTAATAATCCAACTTTAATAATCCATCATTAATaatccattgttaataatcCAACATTAATAATCCAACGTTAATAATCCAACTTTAATAATCCATCATTAATaatccattgttaataatcCAATTTTAATaatccattgttaataatcCAACTTTAATAATCCAACATTAATAATCCATCGTTAATAATCCATCGTTAATAATttgtcagaaaatgttgtttacagcttcaaatgtggagatttgctgcttttctctgttttacattaaaGTGAAGATCTTTGGGTTTTAAAGACACTTTGAGAAACCGACGGCCATTTAAATCATTCATCGAGAAGAGAATCTGCAGACGAGTCGCAGCTCCACTCAGAACGTCAGGTGACGAGCAGGCGGATCAAACGTCTTTCAGGACGAGGACGCGTTCAGGAACGGCTCCTCGTCGCCCCGGTGGCTCTTCATGTGTGTCTTCAGACAGTGGCTCTGAGTGAAGGCTTTGTCGCAGAGCGTGCACTGGTACGGTCTCTCCCCGTTGTGCGTCCTCATGTGGACCGTCAGGTGTTCCTGCCGCGAGCACGCCTTCCCACAAACAGCGCAGACGAACAGTTTGAtgcccaggtggctcctcacGTGGTTGTTCAGGTGAGTCTTGCGTTTGAAGAAGCGGCCGCACTCGGAGCAGCCGTACGGCGCCTCGCCTGTGTGCACGCGCATGTGCGCCTTGCGCTCGCCGTTGGATATGAAGCCTTTGCTGCACACGATGCAGGTGAACGGCCGGTCGTCGCTGTGCGTCTTCATGTGAGTGGTCAATCCGCAGTTTGAGAGGAAGGTTTTGCAGCAGATGTGGCAGAGGTACGGCCTCTCTCTCGCCGTGTGGATCTTCTCGTGAGACTTCAACGTGCCCGGGAGTTTAAAACGCTTCCCGCAGATCTCGCAGCCGTAGCGCCGCTCCCCCGAGTGAGTGGACTTGTGGCGGGTTAAAGATCGCAGGTCGTACAGAGACTTCCCGCACACGGTGCAGTGGTACCGGTCTCTCCCCGTGTGCAGCTTGCTGTGAGCTTGGAGCTGCGCCTTCAGACCGAACGCCTTCGGGCAAACGTGGCACTTGTGGGGTTTGTCCTCCACGTGGACCCAGCGGTGAATGCTCAGGCTGGACGTGTGAGCGAAGGTTTTGTTGCAGACGTCACATCTAAACGGCCTGTTTCCCGTGTGCAGGGTGGTGTGGCACTTGAGGCCGGTGACGGTGAGGAAAGACTTTCGACAATACGAGCAGTCGTGagtttttttatactttttaagaTGTCCCTTTAGTTCTTCCACAGATTCAGAACGCTCGCCGCACACGCCGCACACACACTGCGCTTCGTCCACGTGGCTCCAGGCGTGTTTGATTAAGCTGCCTTGTATCCTGTACCAAACTCCACAGACTTTACAGGGCGTTTTACCGCTGCCCGTCAACTTCCGCCGCACACCCGACCTTCTGACTCCTCGCTCCCTCCTCGGCTTCGACGTCTGCGGCTCCGGGTCGGGTTTCCAGTCATCGTCTCCGTCGAACGCCTCATCCTCACCTTTGCCGTCGTCGTCGCTGGAGTCCGCTCGGCTCTCAGCAGCGTCTTCATCACCGGCTTCCTGTGTTTCCATATCCTGCTGCTGCGATGTTGAGCTGCTGCACGGGACGTCCACTCCGTCACCGTCTACGTGCTGGACGGGGCTGATGAGGAGCAAAAACAGTAAATGACTTTGTGCACAAGTCTGCTGCACATGTGGGAAGTTTGTCGGCCGTCCAACATGAAATACTTCATTAAAGCTTTTTCAACCTcagagtaaatgtactgagttactttccaccactcaATTAATTAACACtcaaaatagaaacatttttacaaaagtgAAGTTCTGAAaacattgatttttctttttaaattaccCGGAGCTGAAGCCGGCGTCATCGCTGGATAAAAGACGAagatcctcctcctcttcctctcctgtctgCAAGAgataaaggaaaacatttacacaaaatgAAATGAGACATTATCTCATTAACtgtgctccatgtccagatctaaagagaagtctggatgaagcaggttcaaagtgtttcatgttgttcacatgttacatattgtatgttgcatgttacatgtaacatgttacatgtaacatgttacatgtaacatgttacatgtaacatgcaacatgttACAAGTTGCATGTTACAAGTTGCATGTTACAAGTTGCATGTTACAAgttgcatgttacatgttacatgtaacatgtaacatgttacatgtaacatgttacatgtaacatgcaacatgttacaagttgcatgttacatgttgtatgttgcatgttacatgttgcatgttacatgtaacatgcaacatgtaacatgcaacTTGTAACATGTTACAAGTTGCATGTTGCAAGTtgtatgttgcatgttacaagttgcatgttgcatgttgcatgttacatgttgtatgttgcatgttacaAGTTGCATGTTACAAgttgcatgttacatgttgcatgttacatgttgtatgttacatgttgcatgttacatgttgtatgttacaagttgcatgttacatgttacatgttgcatgttacatgttacatgttgtatgttacatgttgcatgttacaagttgcatgttgcatgttgtatgttacatgtcgcatgttacatgttgtatgttacatgttacatgttgtatgttacatgttacaagttgcatgttgtatgttacatgttgcatgttgtatgttgcatgttacaagttgtatgttgcatgttacaagttgcatgttacatgttgtatgttacatgttgtatgttacaAGTTGCATGTTACAAgttgcatgttacatgttgcatgttgtatgttacatgttgtatgttacatgttacaagttgcatgttgtatgttacatgttgcatgttacatgttgtatgttacatgttacatgttgtatgttacaAGTTGCATGTTACAAGTTGCATGTTACAAgttgcatgttacatgttgcatgttacatgttgtatgttacatgttgcatgttacatgttgtatgttacatgttgtatgttacatgttacaaGTTGCATGTTACAAgttgcatgttacatgttgtatgttacatgttgcatgttacatgttacatgttgtatattgcatgttacatgttgcatgttgtatgttacatgttgtatgttgtatgttgcatgttacatgttgcatgttacatgttgtatgttgcatgttacatgttgtatgttacatgttgtatgttacatgttgcatgttacatgttgcatgttacatgttgcatgttacatgttgcatgttacatgttgtatattgcatgttacatgttgcatgttgtatgttgcatgttacatgtaacatgtaacatgttgcatgttacaagttgcatgttacatgttgtatgttacatgttgtatgttacatgttgcatgttacatgttgtatgttacatgttgtatgttgcatgttacatgttgcatgttacatgttgtatgttacatgttgtatgttacatgttgcatgttacatgttgtatgttacatgttgcatgttacatgttacatgttgtatgttacatgttgtatgttacatgttgcatgttacatTTTGTATGTTACATTTTGTATGTTTCGGCCTGCAGTGCGTCTGTGCACCTTCAGGCGGAGGTAGAGCAGCGTCTTCTCGACTCCGGTGGATCTCGTCCTGAAGATCTCCTCGGGCGTCAGCGTCTTCAATTTGAGCCGCTGCAGTCTGCGGCTCCTGTCCGACTTGAGGACGTCGAAGGGTTTGTCGTCTCCTGCCAGCTGAGGGAAGGTGCACCTCAGCAGGTCCAGGAAGTCGGCCTCCTGCATGCCGCGAGGACACCGCACCTCCCGCACCGGGCACTTTgtcaacactgacacacagacaggaagtcagccggaaacaggaagtcaaaaTTCGATCGAACACTAAACTTTATGTTCACCTTTGTTGGAGAGCACGTCCGACTGGGACTCATCCAGCATGCAGACTCGGAGGACGTGGTGAGTGGGTTCTTCCCCGAGGCGAGGTCTGCCACGCCGCCTCCTCTCAGACTGAACTCGAGTCGATGACCTGCAGGACCATCGATATTGTCTACTACGAACTCTCGCACATGAATCAAGGTTGTaggaaatgatttattttctgtgcgATGAGAAACTCTCAGGACTTGCGTACAGTCTTCAGTTACCTGGTGAACGTTTCTGTTTCGTCAGCTGACGTGGTGGCGGAGCCCGATGGAGAACCCTCCGGTCTCTGCAGAGGACGCAGGTCTTCGCCGCCGCTCTGAGGACCCTCTGCGCTCTGAGGACCCTCTGCGCTCTGAGGACCCTCTGCGCTCTGAGGACCCTCTGCGCTCTGGAACGCATCACAGTTAAGATCACgcactttcatttgtttttgtagtaCAAGCTTTATATATTCCCACGTCACAGAGCTCTGTGCTCCGTGTGCTTCAGAATATAAAGTCCTGATGTTTCAGGAGCCCGGCAGAACCAACGTACCTTCAGTCGGATGTAGAGGGCAGAGTTCCCCCCCCCGGCCAGCCGGATGCTGCCGCAGATCTCCTCGGGCGTCAGAGGCGTCACTCTCAGAGGCTGCAGCGTCTTCGTCCTGTCAGATGTGAAGACGTCGAAAGGTTTGTGATCCGCCAGCTGAGGGAAGGTGCGCCTCAGCAGGTCCAGGAAGTCGTCCTCTTGCAGACCGCGAGGACACCGCACCTCCCGCACCGGGTACTTCTTGAACACTGCAGCAGACAGAAATCTACTCAACGCTTGTTACTGAGATTATTGCTCCGGGAGCCTCCGGGCCGTCTTTCAAACGTACCCGTGTTGGAGAGCACGATGGTGCGAGAGTCCTCCAGGATGCAGATCCTGAGGACGACGTCGCTCTGCGGTTCACTGCTCCGAGGTCTGCCGGGCCTCCTCCTGTCAGACCGAGCTCTGGGGGACATTAACCTGCAGCACACAGAGCGTCAGAAGGTAAATAACAAAGTAAAGACGGTTTGTTATCCATCACTGAAATGAACATAGTGACCTTGTTCAATTcacattaaagggatagtttggatgttttggatatttgtatatttttttaaggGTTTTTTCCTCCAAAGGAAGCTCGACGCGGCTGCTGACGGACTCTCATCCTACACGTCGAGTCCAACAACAGACGATtgttgaaaaaacacaaaataccagttttacatgttattatgtgcaaaagttattttatgaatttttGCAGAACTTGAACTTCTTGAAGTCACCGAGAATTGATAAATACAAAAGAATAAGTTTAGCATGAATAAGTGCTCTcgcttcaaagccaccagagtCCATTgtcaaaaacagtcattttacctgtcaggacacgggggggggggctgctccACCGCTGCTTCAATCTACttgttagtttgtgttgttgtgactttggtgaatccaaactaacctTTAAAACCCCAAAGTCGCACAACAACACAACCGAactgatcgaggcagcggtagagcAGCGGTAGAGCAGCGTGTTCTGACAGGTAAAATGACTGGTTTTGTCAATGGactctggtggctttgaaggtAAAGATGTGAACATATTCTAAACATAGCGTGcatttaaactgatattgatgtTTTTAGGTGTGGAAAATTcgtccacagcagcacattgtttAGTTTCCTCACACTCTAAACGTGCGCACTATCCCTTTAAACTAACCAGCATGCTTCACTGCAGTGACACAGGTGGTTCTGGGATTTGTAACCTGGATGTTATTTGATAATCCGGGTCCTTCAGATCTTCTCGTCTCTGTCTGGAGCTCGCTGCTGGTCGCGCCGACAGCTGCTGCTCTTCGTCTTCATCGTCGTCGTTGAACCACAGGAGGCCCAGGCTGCCAGTGTCCCCGTCACCTGCACACAGGAAGTGGACAATAACTAACATTTCATGCAACTTCCACTTAAGATAAATGCAATAAACCTATTagtgaaaatagaaaaatgacatttaccCAACAGCTTTAGTTTCTTtataaaactttgtttttatttatttaacaattaGATGATTAACAGATAAAACAGTGTTGATATGAATTTTTGTTTAGGACTTTTGGGATTATTTAATATagatacatttcatttttatttgtatacattgaaaaaaactaaaaactaaacatattgttaatattttaatgCTGAAGTTTGGACTTTCTCACTAAGCAAATAATCAATATATTAATGGAGAAGACAGTCAGCAGATTATTgcatgtaataataatctaattatatcatataataGTTTTACAGTCACAGCCTGGGACAtttataaatcacatttaaaaagtgaagaCTTGCCTgcctgctgctcctcttcctcttcactcaAAACAACCACCTCATGGCCTTCTACATCCGGGATCAGGGCTTTTAATCAAAAGTTAAAGAAAGTCAAATACGTATTTTTTAAAACAGCCGAACATGCACGAAACTACACGAAGGTCAAACCCGATGATGATGCGCGCTGCAATCAAACACCCGCAAAGTTCCTCCCCCGGACTTGCACACTGATAAGAGTCGGGCCCGTGAACAAAATGTGAGAACCGGCTTCATTTAGTACATGTAGTGTAACGTTTTGCATGCCGAATTGTAAATAACATTATGAAAATATGTGTTAGCGTTTATTTTATGTGCTCTGATGAACGCAGCTTCCTCAGCGAACAAAGAAAcgttaaatgtgttattttttaaatggagttCCACAATCCACGACCTAAAAGAAGAGCGCGCGTGTGATTGGATGTGACGGTATTATTTGATACTCTGAGTTGATTCAGACATTGACCTTTTCTCTCTAGTGTGACccgaggctgcaggaggagctcCAGCTGCCTCCTCTGCCGGTCGATCTCCCGTCTGAAGCCCGTCGCCTCCTCCTCGTAGCCGGCCACGGTTCTCTCGACCACCGCTAAGATTTCCTGCGCGGCTGTGGTCAGCTTCTCGGTGACGATTCCTCTCAGTATCTCAGATTTAGACATGTTGAGACTGTCGAGTGTCTCCGAGCCGCCGCTGTTCCTCTTCATCCAGTAAAACATCTTTCACTCGTCTCCAAAGGTGAGATTTTTTGCAGAAAGAATTTGCACATCTGCACGGACGGACGGTGTGGTTCCGGGTGCAGTTACAAATTGTGTCCGACGAGAAACAAAACCAAAAGGGGTTGCAGCAGCTTTTCTGATTTCCTCATATATTTCAATAAACTAGAGAGACACGTGGTTcaaacaggacagagacaaatatacaaacatatgatgatcttatagaatatgatgcagtgtgtacattaaactaccaacaggatgtaaaggagggaaacatatgcagcaggaacatgtaacacacacattaatgtaacaggaacatgtaacacacacattaatgtaacaggaacatgtaacacacacattaatgtagcaggaacatgtaacacacacattaatgtaacaggaatatgtaacacacacattaatgtaacaggaacatgtaacacacacattaatgtaacaggaacatgtaacacacacattaatgtagcaggaacatgtaacacacacattaatgtaacaggaacatgtaacacacacattaatgcaacaggaacatgtaacacac belongs to Cottoperca gobio unplaced genomic scaffold, fCotGob3.1 fCotGob3_35arrow_ctg1, whole genome shotgun sequence and includes:
- the LOC115005743 gene encoding zinc finger and SCAN domain-containing protein 2-like isoform X3, which codes for MFYWMKRNSGGSETLDSLNMSKSEILRGIVTEKLTTAAQEILAVVERTVAGYEEEATGFRREIDRQRRQLELLLQPRVTLERKALIPDVEGHEVVVLSEEEEEQQAGDGDTGSLGLLWFNDDDEDEEQQLSARPAASSRQRREDLKDPDYQITSRLMSPRARSDRRRPGRPRSSEPQSDVVLRICILEDSRTIVLSNTVFKKYPVREVRCPRGLQEDDFLDLLRRTFPQLADHKPFDVFTSDRTKTLQPLRVTPLTPEEICGSIRLAGGGNSALYIRLKSAEGPQSAEGPQSGGEDLRPLQRPEGSPSGSATTSADETETFTRSSTRVQSERRRRGRPRLGEEPTHHVLRVCMLDESQSDVLSNKVLTKCPVREVRCPRGMQEADFLDLLRCTFPQLAGDDKPFDVLKSDRSRRLQRLKLKTLTPEEIFRTRSTGVEKTLLYLRLKVHRRTAGRNIQNTGEEEEEDLRLLSSDDAGFSSGPVQHVDGDGVDVPCSSSTSQQQDMETQEAGDEDAAESRADSSDDDGKGEDEAFDGDDDWKPDPEPQTSKPRRERGVRRSGVRRKLTGSGKTPCKVCGVWYRIQGSLIKHAWSHVDEAQCVCGVCGERSESVEELKGHLKKYKKTHDCSYCRKSFLTVTGLKCHTTLHTGNRPFRCDVCNKTFAHTSSLSIHRWVHVEDKPHKCHVCPKAFGLKAQLQAHSKLHTGRDRYHCTVCGKSLYDLRSLTRHKSTHSGERRYGCEICGKRFKLPGTLKSHEKIHTARERPYLCHICCKTFLSNCGLTTHMKTHSDDRPFTCIVCSKGFISNGERKAHMRVHTGEAPYGCSECGRFFKRKTHLNNHVRSHLGIKLFVCAVCGKACSRQEHLTVHMRTHNGERPYQCTLCDKAFTQSHCLKTHMKSHRGDEEPFLNASSS
- the LOC115005743 gene encoding zinc finger and SCAN domain-containing protein 2-like isoform X1 codes for the protein MFYWMKRNSGGSETLDSLNMSKSEILRGIVTEKLTTAAQEILAVVERTVAGYEEEATGFRREIDRQRRQLELLLQPRVTLERKALIPDVEGHEVVVLSEEEEEQQAGDGDTGSLGLLWFNDDDEDEEQQLSARPAASSRQRREDLKDPDYQITSRLMSPRARSDRRRPGRPRSSEPQSDVVLRICILEDSRTIVLSNTVFKKYPVREVRCPRGLQEDDFLDLLRRTFPQLADHKPFDVFTSDRTKTLQPLRVTPLTPEEICGSIRLAGGGNSALYIRLKSAEGPQSAEGPQSAEGPQSAEGPQSGGEDLRPLQRPEGSPSGSATTSADETETFTRSSTRVQSERRRRGRPRLGEEPTHHVLRVCMLDESQSDVLSNKVLTKCPVREVRCPRGMQEADFLDLLRCTFPQLAGDDKPFDVLKSDRSRRLQRLKLKTLTPEEIFRTRSTGVEKTLLYLRLKVHRRTAGRNIQNTGEEEEEDLRLLSSDDAGFSSGPVQHVDGDGVDVPCSSSTSQQQDMETQEAGDEDAAESRADSSDDDGKGEDEAFDGDDDWKPDPEPQTSKPRRERGVRRSGVRRKLTGSGKTPCKVCGVWYRIQGSLIKHAWSHVDEAQCVCGVCGERSESVEELKGHLKKYKKTHDCSYCRKSFLTVTGLKCHTTLHTGNRPFRCDVCNKTFAHTSSLSIHRWVHVEDKPHKCHVCPKAFGLKAQLQAHSKLHTGRDRYHCTVCGKSLYDLRSLTRHKSTHSGERRYGCEICGKRFKLPGTLKSHEKIHTARERPYLCHICCKTFLSNCGLTTHMKTHSDDRPFTCIVCSKGFISNGERKAHMRVHTGEAPYGCSECGRFFKRKTHLNNHVRSHLGIKLFVCAVCGKACSRQEHLTVHMRTHNGERPYQCTLCDKAFTQSHCLKTHMKSHRGDEEPFLNASSS
- the LOC115005743 gene encoding zinc finger protein 436-like isoform X4, producing MSPRARSDRRRPGRPRSSEPQSDVVLRICILEDSRTIVLSNTVFKKYPVREVRCPRGLQEDDFLDLLRRTFPQLADHKPFDVFTSDRTKTLQPLRVTPLTPEEICGSIRLAGGGNSALYIRLKSAEGPQSAEGPQSAEGPQSAEGPQSGGEDLRPLQRPEGSPSGSATTSADETETFTRSSTRVQSERRRRGRPRLGEEPTHHVLRVCMLDESQSDVLSNKVLTKCPVREVRCPRGMQEADFLDLLRCTFPQLAGDDKPFDVLKSDRSRRLQRLKLKTLTPEEIFRTRSTGVEKTLLYLRLKVHRRTAGRNIQNTGEEEEEDLRLLSSDDAGFSSGPVQHVDGDGVDVPCSSSTSQQQDMETQEAGDEDAAESRADSSDDDGKGEDEAFDGDDDWKPDPEPQTSKPRRERGVRRSGVRRKLTGSGKTPCKVCGVWYRIQGSLIKHAWSHVDEAQCVCGVCGERSESVEELKGHLKKYKKTHDCSYCRKSFLTVTGLKCHTTLHTGNRPFRCDVCNKTFAHTSSLSIHRWVHVEDKPHKCHVCPKAFGLKAQLQAHSKLHTGRDRYHCTVCGKSLYDLRSLTRHKSTHSGERRYGCEICGKRFKLPGTLKSHEKIHTARERPYLCHICCKTFLSNCGLTTHMKTHSDDRPFTCIVCSKGFISNGERKAHMRVHTGEAPYGCSECGRFFKRKTHLNNHVRSHLGIKLFVCAVCGKACSRQEHLTVHMRTHNGERPYQCTLCDKAFTQSHCLKTHMKSHRGDEEPFLNASSS
- the LOC115005743 gene encoding zinc finger protein 37-like isoform X2 — its product is MFYWMKRNSGGSETLDSLNMSKSEILRGIVTEKLTTAAQEILAVVERTVAGYEEEATGFRREIDRQRRQLELLLQPRVTLERKALIPDVEGHEVVVLSEEEEEQQAGDGDTGSLGLLWFNDDDEDEEQQLSARPAASSRQRREDLKDPDYQITSRLMSPRARSDRRRPGRPRSSEPQSDVVLRICILEDSRTIVLSNTVFKKYPVREVRCPRGLQEDDFLDLLRRTFPQLADHKPFDVFTSDRTKTLQPLRVTPLTPEEICGSIRLAGGGNSALYIRLKSAEGPQSAEGPQSAEGPQSAEGPQSGGEDLRPLQRPEGSPSGSATTSADETETFTRSSTRVQSERRRRGRPRLGEEPTHHVLRVCMLDESQSDVLSNKVLTKCPVREVRCPRGMQEADFLDLLRCTFPQLAGDDKPFDVLKSDRSRRLQRLKLKTLTPEEIFRTRSTGVEKTLLYLRLKTGEEEEEDLRLLSSDDAGFSSGPVQHVDGDGVDVPCSSSTSQQQDMETQEAGDEDAAESRADSSDDDGKGEDEAFDGDDDWKPDPEPQTSKPRRERGVRRSGVRRKLTGSGKTPCKVCGVWYRIQGSLIKHAWSHVDEAQCVCGVCGERSESVEELKGHLKKYKKTHDCSYCRKSFLTVTGLKCHTTLHTGNRPFRCDVCNKTFAHTSSLSIHRWVHVEDKPHKCHVCPKAFGLKAQLQAHSKLHTGRDRYHCTVCGKSLYDLRSLTRHKSTHSGERRYGCEICGKRFKLPGTLKSHEKIHTARERPYLCHICCKTFLSNCGLTTHMKTHSDDRPFTCIVCSKGFISNGERKAHMRVHTGEAPYGCSECGRFFKRKTHLNNHVRSHLGIKLFVCAVCGKACSRQEHLTVHMRTHNGERPYQCTLCDKAFTQSHCLKTHMKSHRGDEEPFLNASSS